One Watersipora subatra chromosome 4, tzWatSuba1.1, whole genome shotgun sequence genomic window carries:
- the LOC137393474 gene encoding F-box only protein 33-like, with amino-acid sequence MNINNNSWGEAAHAKQSFTRGVVTRSQSHKQLEQHLKSNLLPRGQYINGEDYNSSLMLTSSNECSLNLSNIPLFNDKRTGANLQYLNYLKRIISTSNTLKHLSMGFLPTLTLHNNEIVKTLACQQSNSLTSLHLSRCDELREFVYQPVDVQDLLTFRFLQRLSLDTADLSDELLVSLSEASRVQLKLLCLSMFNHEEGVRLVHDRTWTLLHERCPDLELTLNIIRCPQAIRDMMTVINHSMPLNHLRVLFCDEFYVPGFHHVARHQARTLRSLHIVESMREGPMYYDISVDEQDPFVMMAWRCKNLTSFIVIGIALREHDVLAVARLRGMQLRKFEVLEECITAFNQGEAEFEEDFAMSFDTFCEEISTSIGQEWLPLTEDDIDDSIIYLDSPESKAFLPILLHDQQPVLTQSN; translated from the exons atgaatatcaATAATAACAGCTGGGGAGAAGCAGCTCATGCGAAACAAAGTTTTACCCGTGGCGTTGTAACTAGGTCTCAAAGTCACAAACAACTAGAGCAACATCTGAAAAGTAATCTACTTCCGCGTGGGCAGTACATAAACGGTGAAGATTACAATTCCAGCCTTATGCTAACATCTTCGAACGAATGCTCACTCAACCTTTCCAATATTCCACTATTCAACGATAAGAGGACTGGAGCAAATTTACA ATATCTGAACTACCTGAAGAGAATTATATCTACATCGAACACACTAAAACATCTCTCGATGGGTTTCCTTCCTACCCTTACCTTGCATAATAATGAAATAGTGAAGACGCTGGCGTGTCAACAGTCAAACAGCCTAACATCACTTCATCTCAG TCGGTGTGATGAACTTCGGGAATTTGTTTATCAACCTGTCGATGTTCAGGACCTCCTTACATTTCGGTTTCTTCAGCGTCTCAGTCTTGATACGGCCGATTTGTCTGATGAATTGCTTGTCAGTCTTTCAGAGGCTTCTCGAGTACAGCTCAAGTTATTGTGCTTGTCCATGTTTAATCACGAGGAAGGCGTTAGACTCGTTCACGATAGAACTTGGACGTTGCTGCATGAAAG ATGTCCTGACCTCGAGCTGACGCTCAACATAATCCGATGCCCCCAGGCTATAAGGGATATGATGACTGTCATCAACCACAGCATGCCACTCAACCACCTGCGAGTACTCTTCTGTGATGAATTCTACGTTCCAGGCTTTCATCACGTAGCCAGGCACCAGGCTCGCACGCTTCGCTCCCTCCATATCGTTGAAA GTATGCGCGAAGGCCCCATGTACTATGATATCTCTGTGGATGAGCAAGATCCTTTTGTGATGATGGCCTGGAGGTGCAAGAACTTGACATCCTTCATTGTCATAG GAATTGCTCTGAGGGAGCACGATGTGCTTGCTGTGGCGCGCCTGAGAGGAATGCAACTTCGTAAGTTTGAGGTGCTGGAAGAGTGTATTACTGCCTTCAACCAGGGAGAAGCTGAGTTTGAGGAAGACTTCGCCATGTCCTTTGATACATTCTGTGAGGAG atcTCTACCTCAATTGGTCAGGAGTGGTTGCCGCTGACTGAGGATGACATAGATGACTCAATCATTTACCTCGATTCACCCGAGAGTAAAGCCTTCCTTCCCATTCTTCTTCATGACCAGCAGCCAGTTCTTACTCAATCCAACTAA